GTACCGAGAGAGGGGAGAGGGCTCCGCCCTGAACCCATTTTAAATTCAAATGCTTATTTTTAAAAATGTTTCATTTCTAAAGTTCTTATCTAATCCTTACTAACTGTGAATCTCTTTAACTTTTTCGCTACATGTACCGAGAGAGGGGAGAGGGCTCCACCCTGAACCCATTTAAAATTCAAAACTTCGTTTTTAGAAAATTCTCATTTCTAACGTTCTTATATTATACAATACGCACTTTAATAATTCTAAAAATCTTATTTTCTGAAAAATCACCATTTCTAAAGTATTTATTGTTATTTTTTTGTAAAATAAAACCATATAATCTTTCTATAAAATATATTGATATTCCTTTTTATCAGTGGTATAATTTTGTAAGTAATCCAAACTATAATTCGCAATAGACTTCAGGACGGTGAATTTTTTGATCAAAGAATTTTTAAAAAAATATTGGTGGAGATACTTAATAGGCATAGTTTTTTTAATAATTGTTGATATTATCCAAATATTCATTCCTCGGCAAATTGGGAACATAGTGGACATCTTAGATACAACAACTCCTGATTTGGCACAAATAAAAATTTTAATATTAAGTATTTTAATGTTAGCCTTTGGTCTTGCAATTGGACGATTTTTCTGGAGAATATCTATAATAGGTGCTGCAAATCTTTTTGAATACAAAACGCTTAATAAAATGTTTTTTCATATAATCGATTTAGATCAAGACTTCTTTGATAAATGGAGAACAGGAGACTTAATGACAAGGTTTACATCAGATGTATTGAGTTTAAAACGTTTAATGGGTTTTGGAATAATTATGCTTGTTGATACTTTAGTCATGACTGTAATGACATTATTTGCTATGGGGAATTTTATTAATTGGAAGCTAACTTTTATTTCGATACTTCCTCTTCCTATTATAGCTTTTATTTCTTTGTTTTTTGGAAGAGCTATACATAGAAGGTTTAAAGAGTTACAAGAGATTACGTCTGATCTATCTAATGTAACCGAGGAAAATATAGCGGGTGTTGACGTTGTAAAATTGTACGCAAACCATGAGATTATGGAAAACATTTTTGACAAAAAATCTCAAGATTTCTATAATTCCTATATAAAATTAGTTAAAATTTGGGGTCTAATGTTTCCTTTAGCTATGATGGTGGGTCAATTAGCGACGATATTTGTTTTCAATTTTGGTGGACCGATGGTTATAAGCAACGAAATTACACTCGGAGATTTTATAATGGCTAATCAATACATAGGTATGTTAATATGGCCGATGATGGCATTTGGCAATCTTGTAAACCTTACTCAGAGATCAAAGGCTTCTTTAAAGAGAATTAAAGAAGTTCTCAATCAAGAGAATTCGGTTAAAGATCCTCCACGAGAAGAATTTGATTTTAAGGGGAATTATGATATTAGGAATCTCACTTTTAAATATCCTAATACTCAACGTGAAGTTTTAAAGCAAATTAATATGAATATAAAAGAAGGAGAAATGGTTGCTTTTGTTGGGAAGATAGGTTCTGGTAAATCTACACTTGCTAAATTATTAGTAAAACTTTATCCTGTTGATAGAGGTATGATATTCGTTGATGGTAAAGATATTAACGATGTCAATGGAAGGTTTATCAGAGACAACGTGTCTTATGTGCCCCAAGATAGCTTCTTATTTTCAATGACGATAAGAGAAAATATAGCTTTTGCCGATGAAAAATTAGAAAATTCGGTAGAAGAATTTGCAAAAATATCGAACGTTCATGAAGATATAATGAATCTTGAACAAAAATATGAAACTATAGTTGGTGAAAGAGGGGCAACATTATCGGGAGGGCAAAGACAAAGAGTAACTATAGCAAGGGCTTTGGCTAAACAAGCTAAAGTAATCATATTAGATGATTGTTTGTCTGCTGTGGATACTGAGACAGAAGAAAAAATTATTAAAAACTTGAGAGTAGAAACAAAAGGTAAAACTCTTATAGTAATATCTCATAGGTTGAAGGCTGTAAAAGATTCGGATTCAATTTTTGTTTTCGATGATGGCAGAATAGTAGAAGAAGGAAGTCACTTGGAACTTATGGCAAAAGAAGGGATTTATTATTCCATGTACACAAAACAGCTGATTGAAGAAAAATTGGGGGAATAGTCATGGCATCAGTTCACGAAGAGATCTTTTTAGAAGAAAAAGAGAAAAGCGAAGGTGATTTTAAGACTTTCTTTAGGTTGTGGGCATACATAAAAAAATATAAGATGTTGTTGGCTTTAACATTTATAACTTTAGCTATCGCCACTGTGATAGAACTTGCTTTACCTTACTTAATAAGATACGGCATAGACAATGTTATAAATGTTCAATATTTTTTTGATTTAGATTATGAAGGGAATTTTGTTCAAGATGACACGGGAAATTATTCTTTGAAAAAGATCGATAACAATTACTTCATGGTAGATAGACAAACGCAAGAAATGATCCAAGTCAACGAATCTGAGTATGCTCATTACTTTGATGATGCTATTAAACGTATAAGGGTTTTCAGTATAACTTTTATCTTTGTGTTAGTTGCACAACTTTTTATGAATTATGGGCAAGTATACTATGCTAATGTGGTTGGCCAAAAGGTTATATATAATATAAGGAAAGATTTATTCAAACATATTTTGAAGATAGAATACAAATATTTTGAAAAAAATCCACCGGGAAAAGTTACAACAAGAGTTGTTAACGATACTCAAAACCTTTCAGATTTTTTTAGTGATGTCGTTACCAGCTTATTAAAAGATATAGCAATAATAACAGGTGTGGTAATTCTAATGATGCTTTTAGATTTACAATTGAGTTTATATACAATAATAATGTTTCCTGTTATAATTATTGCAGTTATTATATTTAGAAAATTTGACAGAAGAGCCTATGATAAAGTAAGAACAAGAGTTTCTGCACTTAACTCTTATTTGGCTGAGAATTTATCAGGTAGTTCTGTAACCAAGCTTTTTAATCAGGAAGAAAGAAAGAAAAACGAGTTTAATTATATGAGTAATAATTTATATAAAGCAAATGTAGAACAAATGTATGTTTTTGCAATTTTTAGGCCTTTAATGAATCTTTTGAACTATTTAACTTTAAGTTTGGTATTATGGTTTGGCTCACAACTTTTAACAGATGGTCAAACTACTTTTGGTACTATATATGCTTTTACAGCATATATAGACATGTTTTTTAGACCTTTATTCGATATTGCTGAAAAATACGATATCATGCAAAATGCTTTTGCTTCTGCCGGGAAAATTTTCAAGATTTTTGATCAAAAACAGGAAGAGTTAGGAAAGGGTCTTTATACCACAATTGAAAAGGGAAAAGTTGAATTTGAAAACGTTAAGTTTTCATATGATGGTAACAATGAAATCTTAAAAGGTGTAAGTTTTAAAATTGAGCCGAACGAAAGGGTTGCTATAGTAGGAGAAACTGGATCAGGAAAAACAACTATAATTAAATTGATCAGCGGACTCTATAAGTATCAAGAAGGCAGAATATTAATAGACGATAAAGAGTTATATGATTATGATTTAAATATGCTTCGTAAAAAAATAGCCGTTGTTCCCCAAGATGTCTTTTTATTTTCTGGAACAATTTTGGAAAACATGAGATTGTTTAATAAGTCAATTTCTGAAGAAGAAGTTAGAAAAGTTTCAAAATTTGTGTACGCTGAAGAAATCATTTCAAAACTTCCTAAGGCTTATAATACTATAATAACTGAAAGAGGAAGCACTTTGTCTTCTGGTGAAAGGCAACTTATTGCTCTCACAAGAGCGGTATTGTTTGATTCTAAGATAATTATTTTAGACGAAGCTACTGCAAATATAGACGTAGAAACAGAGTTCCTTATACAAAAAGCTTTGAATAAGATCTCTCAAAGGGCTACGATAATTTCAATAGCGCACAGATTATCGACGGTAAAGAATTCTAATAGAATAATAGTAGTTCACAAGGGTTTAGTTGTTGAAGAAGGTACACATAGTGAGCTTTTAAACAAAAAAGGTATTTATTATGATTTGTATAGATTACAATTTGAAAATATTTAATAGATAAGCGGTGATTACTATGAAAGTTGAAGAAGATAATATTCATGTAAAAAAAAGAAAAAACAAAAACTCTGCTTACACAAAAATTTTGAAAAGTGCTGTGGATTTATTCTCAAAAAATTGGTATGAAACTGTTTCAGTTTCGCAAATATGCTCTAATGCAGATGTTTCAAACGGGACTTTTTACATTTATTTTCATAATAAAGAAGAACTTTTCAAAAAATTACTACAAAATTTTATTGAAATAGTGGAAGAAGAGTTCAAATATTTAAAAGTAGTCGATATTGAAGATGGATTAGAAGAATTTTTAAATACTATTCACAAAATTAAAAAAGAATATAGTAAATTAATAACTATTTTTAGAGAAGGACAGTATCGTTTTCCTGAGTTTGATAGAAAGATAAACGATATATATAAAAAATCAGCAGAAAAGATTTACAAAAGAGAGTTAACTCTTTCTGAGTATATTTATTTCATTTCTGGAATCCGTTTTTTGCTTATTAGATCGTTATATCAAAATATGCCTTCGGATAAAGAAATTGTGAAAAAAATCATTATGAACGGTTTTTTTGAAGAAAACTTAAAAATAAGAAGCAATTTATTTAAAGAGAATTTTATAATTCCTTTTGAAATTAATTTGGAAAATACTCGTGAAAGACTTATACAATCTGGAATAGAATTGTTTGGGAAATACGGATTTTTTAACACGGACATTCATGACGTAGCAAAAAATGCCGGTTTTTCTGTTGGGACTTTTTATATACATTTTAATAGTAAAACAGAGTTTTTAAGTGAAATTGTTAGGTTGATTGGTAAGAGAACTCGCTGGTTTATTAGTTATAATTTAGACAATGGTTTGAATAGAGCAGAAAAAGAGTTACAAGGGCTTTATCTTTTTCTGAAATTTTTTGAAAATCATAGTGAATACTATTATATTTTAAGAGAAGCGGAGTTTATCGTTAATGATGTTGCTCAAGAATATTACGATAAATACGAAGAAGGTTATTCTAAAGACCTAAAGGAGATAAAATATCCCGAAATAAAGATTATTTCAAATATGCTTATAGGATTGTCTCATTATTCAGGGATTGAATACATAATTTTAAAAAGGATCGAAAATCTGGAAAATTACCTTTTAGAGTTGGCTCCATTGTTATTAAATGGCTTAAAATAGTTTTACAACTTCCAAGTAGATATATTTTTAACAGAGGTTTTAAAATGTATATAAAAGCTTTTGGAAAAGTTAACTTATACCTTGATGTTTTAAATAAAAGAAGCGACGGGTATCATAATATATTGACTCTTTTTCAATCTATTGAAGAGTATGATGATATTTTTGTAGAATTTTCTGAAAAAGAGTTTTTTGAGTCAAACATTGATTTACAGATACCTTGGCATAAAAATATACTAAAAAAAACCATCGACACATTTAAAAAAGAGACAGGAATAACGAATTTCAATTTAAATATAAAACTTATAAAGCGTCTTCCCATTGGAGGAGGAGTCGCAGGAGGAAGTGCTGATGCTGCTGCTGTATTGAGTTTTCTTAGCAAGGAGTTTAATATTTTGGAAAGCGATACTGTTAAAATAGCTGAGAATATAGGAAGTGACGTTCCTTTTTTGTTAAAAGGTGGAACGGCAATCGGAAAAGGCAAAGGAGAAATTTTAGAATTTCTCCAACCTTTAAAAATAAACATCGAACTATTCCCTATGGGTATAAGTATAGACACAAAAAAAGCGTATGAGAAATTAGATAAAAATTGGGAAAATATAATTCACAAAGGAGATCCATACGTGTTGTATAAAGCTTTAAAGGAAAATAATATTAAAGTTGCCCGAGAAAATGCGTTTAACGTTTTTGAACAAATAGTATTTAAAGACTATCCAGAATTGAAAAGAAAAAAAGTATTAACGTCTCAAAAGAAAGGTACTATTTTTTCTTTGATGACAGGATCCGGTAGTACTATCTTTAGAGTTTATTAATTAATAATCAATAATCTTTGTAGTCGTTTAGCTGATATTTGTTGTCCATTTTATAGACAAATGCGATAATTTCGGCTGCAATATCGTACAATTCAGGCGGGATTTCTTCTTCTAAATCTAATCCGTAGAACTCTTCTACAGCCTTCTCGCTTTTAATGATTGGGATATTTTCTTTTTGCGCAATTTCAATTATCTTTTCAGCTATTAGTTCCATCCCTTTAGCAACCACCTTAGGGGCCTCATCTATACCGCTTTTATACCTTAAAGCAACAACCTTCCGTTTTTCCTGCATATTTAAACACTTCCTAAATATTCTCTCATAGTTTCAACTATATATTCTATATCCTTTCTGCTTACCCAGTAATTAGTAACAAACCTGAATTCCCCGTTTTCAGGTGGATTTATCTTGATACCTTTTTTCAAAAAGAAGCTTTCAATATTTTGAACATCAATTTCTTTGTTGATTTTAAAAAAGACCATATTTATATGAATATCTTCTAAATTTACAAGTATTTCAGGGATCTTCGCTAATTTTTCACCTAAGTATTTTGCATTTTCATGATCTTCTTTTAAACGAAATCTCATTTTTTCTAAAGCTACTAATCCTGCAGCGGCTAAAAAGCCAGCTTGTCTTAATCCTCCACCCATCAACTTTCTTTTCTTTTTTGCCTTTTGAATAAACTCTTTACTGCCAGCTAAAACAGAACCAACCGGAGCACATAAACCTTTTGAAAGACAAAACATTACTGAATCACAATATTGGGTTATTTCTTTTGCATCTACTTTTAAATAAGTAGCAGCGTTGAAAACTCTTGCCCCATCTAAATGTACAGGCACATTTTTTTCTTTTGCAATTTTATAAATTTCTCTCATATTTTCTAAAGGAACTACTCTACCATTAGAATGAGCGTTTTCGAGACATATTAAGCCTGTAGATGGAAAGTGTAGATCTTCTTCTCCTTTTCTTATTTTACTTTTTATTTCATTAGGAGACATTAATCCTTTCTCGCTTTTTATCGTTCTTAACTGTACTCCTGCAATTACTGAGGATGCACCAACTTCATGAATTACGATATGGCAACTGTCATCCAATATCACTTCATTTCCTCTTTCACAATGGGTAAACAACGCAAGTTGATTTCCAAAAGTCCCACTCGGAACAAATAAAGCGTCTTCTTTTCCGATTACTTCTGCCGCATATTTTTCTAATCTTTTCATCGTAGGATCTTCTTCGTAGACATCGTCTCCTACTTCTGCTCTGTACATCGCCTCTCTCATTTCTTGAGTTGGTTGGGTTACAGTATCGCTTCTAATATCAATATATCTCACAAGATGCCTCCTTAAAAATTTATTTTACTGTCTTTAGAAATTATAAATCTTTATTATATGTATATTTTAGCGTTTTATTATATGTATATTTTAGCGTTGATTCTTTTACAAAATACCTCCCCACTTCTAATCCTTACTAATTCATAATTTCTTTACCTTTTTCGGTACTTGTACCGAGAGGGGAGAGGGCTCCGCCCTGGACCCATCTTAAATTCAAAAACTTAATTTCTGAAAATTATCATTTCTAAAATACCTAAATTTATTTGAATTTGTAAAGGATTCAAAACGTTATATAGAAATACTTTTTTGTTTTAATTTTTGACGTAAAAATTTGTCTATTTTGTTAGAAAACGAAGTCATAATAATCACTAAAATCATAATACTTGCCCCAATAATTTGAATGAAAGAAAACCTTTCTCCCAAAAACATAAAAGAAAACAAAGATGCAAAAATAGGTTCTCCAATAAAAATAAGTACAGTTGAATTAGAACCTATGACTTTCTGATATTTTACCTGAATAAAGTTAACTATTATAGTTGCAAATATAGAAGTATAAAATGCAGTTAACCAAATTGATGAAGGTAAATACCAATTTGAATTAAAAGACATTGAGAAATTTATTATGGAGGCAATCAAAAATTGATAAGCTAAAAGAGAAGTTTCTTTCACAATCTTTGAAAATTTTGTTATCAGAACAATATGCAAAGCAAATAATACGGCTCCTAATAAGGTTAAAAAATCACCGTAGTTGAATCCTAAAATACCGCCAAATAACATATAAGAGCCAACCAATGCTAATGGAAAACATAACCATTGAATTATATTTGGTTTTTCTTTCTCAATTAAATAAGATATTATAGGAGTTAAGGGAATGTATAAAGAAGTTATAAAACCACTTTTTGAAGCATCTGTAAAATTTATACCATAAGTTTGTAAAGCATGTGCTATACCAAGAACAATACCCAGTACAGCACCGTATTTAAAAGATTGCTTACGCCAAATAATAAATGAGAGTATACAAGCAATAAAAAATCTGACAAACAGATATGGAAAAGTGTAAGCATCAGTCAAAACAATTTTATGAATAGGAAAAGTAGAGCCCCAGATTAAAGTAACTAATATAAGATTAAGAAAGGCTTTAACCAAAGATATTCCTCCACTCAAAAATTTCATTTTGAAAAATTATATCAAATATTATTCTTCACTATGTTAAAGTTCTAACTAACATAAATTAAAAATTCTTTATAAAAATAACTTGTTTTTGAGGTATAATTAAAAAGATACTTTAAATGTTTTAGAAATGTAACCTTAAACTCAAATTGGAGGTGTTAGTTTTCACCCTTAAAAATCCAAAATTAGGTTTTGTTGATCCATATGAACTTCCAAAATTTATAGAAATCTTCTCAAAAAAAGGGAATTATAAAATATGGATTGGTACAGATAGCCACGCTAAAAATAGTAGCGTAATTTATGCAACTGCAATAGTAGTTTACAGAATAGGATCTGGAGGAACGTATTTTTATTATACTACTCGTGAAAGCAAATATTATGATATGTATTCTCGCTTGATAAAAGAGGCTGAAATTAGTTTAAAAACGGCTGAATTTATAGAAAAAATTTTAAAGTTGATGAAGCCAGAAATTCATCTTGATATAGGTTTAAATGGGAAGTCAAAAGAAGTTTATTATTCTATAACTGGTTATATAAGAGGTTTAGGTTATGATTATAAAACTAAGCCCTATTCTTTTGCTGCTACAAATATTGCACATCTATACACGAAATAATAATTAAATTTCTTTTAAATAATTTTCCAAAATTATAAATAAAAATATACAGATATTTTACTTCTTTCAAATTAAAAGTAGTATAATAGTATTTTGTATATTTTCAAAAATCGATAAAGACCTTGGTTTACAAGGAGTGATAAAATGGAATTGTCTGGTGAGGAGATAATTAAAAAAATTGTTGATGCTGAAATGCAAGCTAATAAAAAATTAAAAGATGCTCAAGAAAGCTTTGAGAAAGAGTTTAAAAGTAAAATTTCTGTATTAGAAAAAGAAAAAGAAGAAAAGATTAAAGAGATAGATAATACATGCAAAGAGATCATAGAAAAAGCACAAAATGAAGCTCAAAAGATTTTAGAAGAAACTCAAAAAGATATACTAAATATAAATAAAAAATTTGAAATAATAGAGAAAAACAAAAAAGATATCGCAAAAAAGATCGTTGAGAAATTGATTTCGTAATCGAGGCTGGTGTGAATGAAACTCCCTGGTTTAATGACAAAAGTGAAAGCTTTAGACTCGAAAATTCTTAATGAAATAGACTATCAAAATTTAATAAACACAACATCAGTTACAGAAATAGTGGAGTATTTAAAAAACAATACCCATTATAGTAAATCCTTTGAAAATGTGGAAGTTTCTCTATTGCATAGAAGAGATGTTGAAGTATTACTAAGAAAATCTATCCTTCAGGATTTTTACCACATTCATTTTTATCTTCCTATAAAAGAGCAAAAGCTTTTTAAATTAATAGTTAGAAGATTTGAAGTCGAAAATATAAAATTTATACTAAGATCTCTTCACGCCGAACATCCCGAATATGTAAAAAAAGAAAAGCTTTTTCCAGTTCCTTATAAAACAATAGATTTAGATTCTTTAATTTCTGTGAAAACTTTTGACGATGTATTGAATGTTTTAAGAAATAGCGCTTACAAATCTGTGATAGACTCTGCATACTCCAATTACCAAAAGACAAAAAAGTTACAATATCTACTAAACACTTTTGACTTTTGGTACTTTTCGCTACTAAAAGCAGAGTTTGAAAAAAGTAAAGAATTCAAAAAAAATTTAAGTTTTTTGTTTTTCGAACAAATGGACTTAATAAATGTACAATGGATATATAGAGCTAAAGTTCTGTTTAAACTATCAAGAGAAGAAGTTTTAAACCTTTTACTTCCATTTTCATTCAAATTAACTAGAAATGATATTGAAAATCTTGTTAATACAGAAAGCGTAGAAGATTTTATCAATGTTATTTCGACTTCTTTTTATGGAAAATATTTTAAAAACAAGGATAAAAATATCTTTTCTTACATAATAGAAAGAATATGCGATAAAATATTATTAGAAGATTCAAAAAAATTAATGGCGAATACTATGAACGGTCTTTTTGCCATGAGTGGATATTTATACCTTCGAGAATATGAATACAAAGATTTAGTAACACTCATAGAAGGGAAAAGATATCAGATTCCTAACGAAAAGATTCGAAATTTCTTACTTTTGGCAGGGGAGTGATTCAATGCAAGAAAAATTAAAGCCATTTACTCTTATTTCACCTACGAATGATCTCGAAATAATTTCAAAAAAAATACTTGATTCTAAAAGTGTTGAAATTATTCCTTTGGAAAAGATAGTTGACTCTCAAATCCTTCAGAACCTAAAAAGCGAAAGTTATAATCCATATAATGAAATTTATGAAAATTTTGTAGCTATTTTTAGTGCAGTTGATAAAAAGCCAGAACCTAAAAAAGAAGAAGTGACTTTTCCATATAAAATAAATTCAAAAGATATAGAAGAATTCTCAAAAAATTTAAAGAACGAAATGCAAAAGATAAATGAAAAAATGTATGAATTAAAAGAAAAAAATGAACTTTTAGAAAAACATTTGGATTTTTTCGAAAAACTAAAAGGTTTGAATTTCAATTTGGAGAATCTTCATCAAATGAATATTTTAAAATATAAAATCGGTAAAATTAGCAGTGCGTATTATGAAAGGTTACTTGAAAGTATTAAAGATATGGATATTTTGATTGTAGAAATCACAAAAGAGGAAAATTTCGTCTGGATTTTTATTGTTTATGAATCGAATGTTCAAGTTGAAAAAGTGCTTTCTCTTGCAAATTTTGTCGAATATAGTATTCCTGAAGGCTATCAAGGTACAGCTGAAGAAATATTGTTTCAACTTCAAGATAAAAGAAAATCTTTAGAATATGAAATCAATATTTTGAATATGTCGCTTAGGAAATTATTTTATGAGAATCGTAGAAGTATTTATCAATACTCTGATTATGTTTTTGTTATGAAAAATATATATGATTTAGTACAAAATTTTAAATTTACTGAGAATTTTTTCATAATTTCGGGTTGGACAACAAAAGAATTTTTTTCTGAGTTATACGATTATTCAAATTCAAACAGTTATTCTTTGTTGCTTGACTATTCTTTTAAAGAAAAAGCTCCTACTCTTTTAAAAAACAAGGGGATTTTTAAGCGCTTTGAGTTTATAGTTAAAATGTTCAGTGTTCCTTCCAGTGATGAAATAGATCCTACACCTATTGTTACTGTTTTGTTTTTATTGTTTTTTGGAATGATGTTTGGAGATGTAGGGCATGGCTTGGTACTGTCACTGTTCGGATTTATTATAAACAAAATAAGAAAAAGCGATTTTTTTTTCATTTTAGGAAGTGCAGGAATTTCATCTATGATTTTCGGTGTTTTGTATGGAAGTATATTTGGATATGAAAATATTATTAACTCATTATGGAAACGTCCTATGGACAATATTGATTATTTTTTATTAACCTCCATATATTTTGGAATATCAGTAGTTACATTGGCTATGATCTTGAACGTTATAAATAAGCTTAAAAATAAACAAAAGATCGAGGTTTTATTCGATCCTAACGGATTTTCAGGACTTGCTTTATATTGGATTGCAATAGGTACTATATTCTATTATTT
This genomic interval from Petrotoga sp. 9PWA.NaAc.5.4 contains the following:
- a CDS encoding ABC transporter ATP-binding protein, which codes for MNFLIKEFLKKYWWRYLIGIVFLIIVDIIQIFIPRQIGNIVDILDTTTPDLAQIKILILSILMLAFGLAIGRFFWRISIIGAANLFEYKTLNKMFFHIIDLDQDFFDKWRTGDLMTRFTSDVLSLKRLMGFGIIMLVDTLVMTVMTLFAMGNFINWKLTFISILPLPIIAFISLFFGRAIHRRFKELQEITSDLSNVTEENIAGVDVVKLYANHEIMENIFDKKSQDFYNSYIKLVKIWGLMFPLAMMVGQLATIFVFNFGGPMVISNEITLGDFIMANQYIGMLIWPMMAFGNLVNLTQRSKASLKRIKEVLNQENSVKDPPREEFDFKGNYDIRNLTFKYPNTQREVLKQINMNIKEGEMVAFVGKIGSGKSTLAKLLVKLYPVDRGMIFVDGKDINDVNGRFIRDNVSYVPQDSFLFSMTIRENIAFADEKLENSVEEFAKISNVHEDIMNLEQKYETIVGERGATLSGGQRQRVTIARALAKQAKVIILDDCLSAVDTETEEKIIKNLRVETKGKTLIVISHRLKAVKDSDSIFVFDDGRIVEEGSHLELMAKEGIYYSMYTKQLIEEKLGE
- a CDS encoding ABC transporter ATP-binding protein, producing the protein MASVHEEIFLEEKEKSEGDFKTFFRLWAYIKKYKMLLALTFITLAIATVIELALPYLIRYGIDNVINVQYFFDLDYEGNFVQDDTGNYSLKKIDNNYFMVDRQTQEMIQVNESEYAHYFDDAIKRIRVFSITFIFVLVAQLFMNYGQVYYANVVGQKVIYNIRKDLFKHILKIEYKYFEKNPPGKVTTRVVNDTQNLSDFFSDVVTSLLKDIAIITGVVILMMLLDLQLSLYTIIMFPVIIIAVIIFRKFDRRAYDKVRTRVSALNSYLAENLSGSSVTKLFNQEERKKNEFNYMSNNLYKANVEQMYVFAIFRPLMNLLNYLTLSLVLWFGSQLLTDGQTTFGTIYAFTAYIDMFFRPLFDIAEKYDIMQNAFASAGKIFKIFDQKQEELGKGLYTTIEKGKVEFENVKFSYDGNNEILKGVSFKIEPNERVAIVGETGSGKTTIIKLISGLYKYQEGRILIDDKELYDYDLNMLRKKIAVVPQDVFLFSGTILENMRLFNKSISEEEVRKVSKFVYAEEIISKLPKAYNTIITERGSTLSSGERQLIALTRAVLFDSKIIILDEATANIDVETEFLIQKALNKISQRATIISIAHRLSTVKNSNRIIVVHKGLVVEEGTHSELLNKKGIYYDLYRLQFENI
- a CDS encoding TetR/AcrR family transcriptional regulator, encoding MKVEEDNIHVKKRKNKNSAYTKILKSAVDLFSKNWYETVSVSQICSNADVSNGTFYIYFHNKEELFKKLLQNFIEIVEEEFKYLKVVDIEDGLEEFLNTIHKIKKEYSKLITIFREGQYRFPEFDRKINDIYKKSAEKIYKRELTLSEYIYFISGIRFLLIRSLYQNMPSDKEIVKKIIMNGFFEENLKIRSNLFKENFIIPFEINLENTRERLIQSGIELFGKYGFFNTDIHDVAKNAGFSVGTFYIHFNSKTEFLSEIVRLIGKRTRWFISYNLDNGLNRAEKELQGLYLFLKFFENHSEYYYILREAEFIVNDVAQEYYDKYEEGYSKDLKEIKYPEIKIISNMLIGLSHYSGIEYIILKRIENLENYLLELAPLLLNGLK
- the ispE gene encoding 4-(cytidine 5'-diphospho)-2-C-methyl-D-erythritol kinase → MYIKAFGKVNLYLDVLNKRSDGYHNILTLFQSIEEYDDIFVEFSEKEFFESNIDLQIPWHKNILKKTIDTFKKETGITNFNLNIKLIKRLPIGGGVAGGSADAAAVLSFLSKEFNILESDTVKIAENIGSDVPFLLKGGTAIGKGKGEILEFLQPLKINIELFPMGISIDTKKAYEKLDKNWENIIHKGDPYVLYKALKENNIKVARENAFNVFEQIVFKDYPELKRKKVLTSQKKGTIFSLMTGSGSTIFRVY
- a CDS encoding EscU/YscU/HrcU family type III secretion system export apparatus switch protein; this translates as MQEKRKVVALRYKSGIDEAPKVVAKGMELIAEKIIEIAQKENIPIIKSEKAVEEFYGLDLEEEIPPELYDIAAEIIAFVYKMDNKYQLNDYKDY
- the ltaE gene encoding low-specificity L-threonine aldolase; translation: MRYIDIRSDTVTQPTQEMREAMYRAEVGDDVYEEDPTMKRLEKYAAEVIGKEDALFVPSGTFGNQLALFTHCERGNEVILDDSCHIVIHEVGASSVIAGVQLRTIKSEKGLMSPNEIKSKIRKGEEDLHFPSTGLICLENAHSNGRVVPLENMREIYKIAKEKNVPVHLDGARVFNAATYLKVDAKEITQYCDSVMFCLSKGLCAPVGSVLAGSKEFIQKAKKKRKLMGGGLRQAGFLAAAGLVALEKMRFRLKEDHENAKYLGEKLAKIPEILVNLEDIHINMVFFKINKEIDVQNIESFFLKKGIKINPPENGEFRFVTNYWVSRKDIEYIVETMREYLGSV
- a CDS encoding DMT family transporter encodes the protein MVKAFLNLILVTLIWGSTFPIHKIVLTDAYTFPYLFVRFFIACILSFIIWRKQSFKYGAVLGIVLGIAHALQTYGINFTDASKSGFITSLYIPLTPIISYLIEKEKPNIIQWLCFPLALVGSYMLFGGILGFNYGDFLTLLGAVLFALHIVLITKFSKIVKETSLLAYQFLIASIINFSMSFNSNWYLPSSIWLTAFYTSIFATIIVNFIQVKYQKVIGSNSTVLIFIGEPIFASLFSFMFLGERFSFIQIIGASIMILVIIMTSFSNKIDKFLRQKLKQKSISI
- a CDS encoding ribonuclease H-like YkuK family protein translates to MLVFTLKNPKLGFVDPYELPKFIEIFSKKGNYKIWIGTDSHAKNSSVIYATAIVVYRIGSGGTYFYYTTRESKYYDMYSRLIKEAEISLKTAEFIEKILKLMKPEIHLDIGLNGKSKEVYYSITGYIRGLGYDYKTKPYSFAATNIAHLYTK
- a CDS encoding V-type ATPase subunit gives rise to the protein MKLPGLMTKVKALDSKILNEIDYQNLINTTSVTEIVEYLKNNTHYSKSFENVEVSLLHRRDVEVLLRKSILQDFYHIHFYLPIKEQKLFKLIVRRFEVENIKFILRSLHAEHPEYVKKEKLFPVPYKTIDLDSLISVKTFDDVLNVLRNSAYKSVIDSAYSNYQKTKKLQYLLNTFDFWYFSLLKAEFEKSKEFKKNLSFLFFEQMDLINVQWIYRAKVLFKLSREEVLNLLLPFSFKLTRNDIENLVNTESVEDFINVISTSFYGKYFKNKDKNIFSYIIERICDKILLEDSKKLMANTMNGLFAMSGYLYLREYEYKDLVTLIEGKRYQIPNEKIRNFLLLAGE